From the Trypanosoma brucei brucei TREU927 chromosome 6, complete sequence genome, the window TTGTCTGATGGTTCAACGCATCCGCGTGTTGCATTGCGGGGTGGACAGTTACGGTTGCGGTCACTGTGGTGCATATTTCTGCGACAAGAGTGACGTCATCTCTCGTAATTTTAATGGGAAATTTGGTAAAGCTTATCTTGTGAGTCGTTGTTTTAACTTTTACTTCGGACCGGCAGAAGAGAAGGAGTTGATGACGGGAAAGCACATCGTGCGCGATGCTTTCTGTTCTAACTGCGATAGTTACTTTGGCTGGACGTATGACTTTGCCTACGAGGACAAGGAGCGGTACAAAGTTTCTCGGTTTGTAGTAGAGCGCCAACTCTTGCAGGCAATAGCGGCGGGGCCCGCTGCCGGCTCGTGAAAGTTAAACTGAAACACTGAGGCATGCATCATGTGCAGTTTTTGTGGAGAAAACTctcaactcttttttttttgtattttgttgttctcttttcc encodes:
- a CDS encoding zinc-binding protein (Yippee), putative (similar to Drosophila Yippee protein, a putative zinc binding protein. {Drosophila melanogaster} (PMID: 11240639)); this encodes MVQRIRVLHCGVDSYGCGHCGAYFCDKSDVISRNFNGKFGKAYLVSRCFNFYFGPAEEKELMTGKHIVRDAFCSNCDSYFGWTYDFAYEDKERYKVSRFVVERQLLQAIAAGPAAGS